A single window of Brevundimonas naejangsanensis DNA harbors:
- a CDS encoding GNAT family N-acetyltransferase yields MALFDWMAEATGPVLNGQGVVLRPPRPSDYMAWASLREESRAYLQPWEPAWPEDDLTRAAFRRRLGVYAREMELGTAWPLFIFDGEDEALLGAVTLSNIRRGVAETGTLGYWVGQPHAGRGVGTTAVRAMLAYAFGPLKLHRVEAACLPTNYASRRVLEKAGFRHEGLARAYLKINGRWADHLLFGVLNTEFAPTLPQSC; encoded by the coding sequence ATGGCCCTGTTCGACTGGATGGCCGAGGCGACCGGACCGGTCCTGAACGGGCAGGGGGTCGTGCTGCGTCCGCCGCGCCCTTCTGACTATATGGCGTGGGCCTCCCTGCGCGAGGAGTCGCGCGCCTATCTGCAGCCGTGGGAGCCGGCCTGGCCCGAGGACGATCTGACCCGGGCCGCCTTTCGGCGCCGGCTGGGCGTCTATGCGCGCGAAATGGAGCTGGGCACGGCCTGGCCCCTGTTCATCTTCGATGGCGAGGATGAAGCCCTGCTGGGCGCCGTCACCCTGTCCAACATCCGGCGCGGCGTCGCCGAGACCGGGACGCTGGGCTATTGGGTCGGCCAGCCGCACGCAGGGCGCGGGGTCGGCACCACGGCGGTGCGCGCCATGCTGGCTTACGCCTTTGGCCCGTTGAAGCTGCATCGGGTCGAGGCGGCGTGCCTGCCGACCAACTACGCCTCGCGCCGGGTGCTGGAAAAGGCGGGGTTCCGTCATGAGGGACTGGCGCGGGCTTATTTGAAAATTAACGGCCGCTGGGCAGATCATCTGCTGTTCGGCGTTCTGAACACCGAGTTCGCGCCCACCCTTCCTCAGTCATGTTAG
- a CDS encoding YqgE/AlgH family protein, with product MKTSSSPAASSLTGRLLVAMPGIDDDRFRHAVILICAHDDDHALGVRLDQPAPGVSLAEVLETLDTPSHDRLRDRRVLIGGPVERERGFVLHTDDWISDETSLSFGEGLALTGTRDALTAMADAEGPRRSILLLGYAGWGEGQLEEELNENVWLTAEADDALIFDTDYDTKWSRALAGLGVDAARLSSQSGRA from the coding sequence ATGAAGACCTCCTCCTCCCCGGCGGCCTCCTCCCTGACCGGACGTCTGCTGGTCGCCATGCCCGGCATCGACGACGACCGCTTCCGCCACGCCGTCATCCTGATCTGCGCCCACGACGATGACCACGCCCTGGGCGTGCGCCTGGACCAGCCCGCGCCCGGCGTGTCCCTGGCCGAGGTGCTGGAGACGCTGGATACGCCCAGCCATGACCGCCTGCGCGACCGGCGAGTGCTGATCGGCGGCCCGGTCGAGCGCGAGCGCGGCTTCGTCCTGCACACCGACGACTGGATCAGCGACGAGACCAGCCTCAGCTTCGGCGAGGGGCTGGCCCTGACCGGCACCCGCGACGCCCTCACCGCCATGGCCGACGCCGAAGGCCCGCGGCGGTCGATCCTGCTGCTGGGCTACGCCGGCTGGGGCGAGGGTCAGCTGGAGGAAGAGCTGAACGAAAACGTCTGGCTGACCGCAGAAGCCGACGACGCCCTGATCTTCGACACCGATTACGACACCAAGTGGAGCCGCGCCCTGGCGGGCCTCGGCGTCGACGCGGCCCGCCTGTCCAGCCAGAGCGGCCGGGCCTAG
- a CDS encoding putative bifunctional diguanylate cyclase/phosphodiesterase yields the protein MSARSRALTWDPTTAIEALAAADAALWIWTPAEDQIRFTGATRPLGLGPLAPQCSGAAFTALAMPQDRALADRLLKPQAEGTEIAVRLRMRGCETCLWRGVWLEDGLRAAGIVALETKFAGADRDTLTGLLDRRTFRVRVAETLAQPGEYELVVGDLDRLRRLNEALGHERADLVLSALGSRLSAAFSESCAPARIGEDEFAILVKRGGTSGGARMREALEQPLRMAGFDIYPTLSIGAVTAEGGPDAPDPAELLRRAELAVEQAKTAGRGGAAAYGRALESDSLSRLALEADLRNAFVRGEIEPFFQPIVNLNTGAVAGFEALARWRHPRRGLVPPDEFLTLADEMGLMNELGLLMMTQAARQLDEWLTRHPNAGRLFCSVNLSVGEIERPYLVEDVARIIKETGLPRGALKLEVTEGDIMRDTARAAEVLKALREAGASLALDDFGTGFSSLSYLAKLPFDTLKIDRYFVLTMDKDEGSAKIVKSVVNLGRDLALEVVAEGVENAGLARLLLADGCHYGQGFGYAPALPAQEAEVYLNESLADGSAPIKGRSA from the coding sequence TTGAGTGCAAGATCCAGAGCGTTGACGTGGGACCCCACCACGGCCATCGAAGCCTTGGCTGCGGCGGACGCCGCGCTTTGGATTTGGACCCCCGCCGAGGATCAGATCCGCTTCACCGGCGCCACCCGGCCGCTGGGACTGGGGCCGCTGGCGCCGCAATGCTCGGGCGCGGCCTTCACCGCCCTGGCAATGCCGCAGGACCGCGCCCTGGCCGATCGGCTGCTGAAGCCGCAGGCCGAGGGGACCGAGATCGCCGTGCGTCTGCGGATGCGCGGGTGCGAGACCTGTCTATGGCGCGGCGTCTGGCTGGAAGACGGCCTGCGCGCGGCGGGCATCGTCGCCCTGGAGACCAAGTTCGCCGGGGCGGATCGCGACACGCTGACCGGCCTGCTGGACCGGCGGACCTTTCGCGTCCGCGTCGCCGAAACCCTGGCGCAGCCCGGCGAGTATGAACTGGTCGTGGGCGATCTGGACCGCCTGCGCCGCCTGAACGAGGCCCTGGGGCACGAGCGGGCGGACCTGGTGCTGTCGGCCTTGGGGTCGCGACTGTCGGCGGCCTTTTCCGAAAGCTGCGCCCCCGCCCGGATCGGCGAGGACGAGTTCGCCATCCTGGTGAAGCGCGGCGGGACCAGCGGCGGGGCCCGGATGCGCGAGGCGCTGGAACAGCCGCTGCGCATGGCCGGTTTCGACATCTATCCCACCCTGTCCATCGGGGCGGTGACGGCCGAGGGCGGCCCCGACGCCCCGGACCCGGCCGAACTCCTGCGCCGCGCCGAGCTGGCGGTGGAGCAGGCCAAGACCGCCGGGCGCGGCGGGGCCGCCGCCTATGGCCGGGCGCTGGAAAGCGACAGCCTGTCGCGTCTGGCGCTGGAGGCGGACCTGCGCAACGCCTTCGTGCGCGGCGAGATCGAGCCCTTCTTCCAGCCGATCGTGAACCTGAACACCGGCGCCGTCGCCGGGTTCGAGGCCCTGGCGCGCTGGCGCCACCCTCGGCGCGGTCTGGTCCCGCCGGACGAGTTCCTGACCCTGGCCGATGAAATGGGCCTAATGAACGAACTGGGCCTGCTGATGATGACCCAGGCGGCGCGTCAGCTGGACGAGTGGCTGACCCGCCACCCCAATGCGGGGCGGCTGTTCTGCAGCGTCAACCTGTCGGTCGGCGAGATCGAACGCCCTTATCTGGTTGAGGATGTCGCCCGCATCATCAAGGAGACGGGCCTGCCGCGCGGCGCCCTCAAGCTGGAAGTCACCGAAGGCGACATCATGCGCGACACCGCCCGCGCCGCCGAGGTGCTGAAGGCCCTGCGCGAAGCCGGGGCCAGCCTGGCGCTGGACGACTTCGGCACCGGCTTCTCGTCGCTGTCCTACCTGGCCAAGCTGCCGTTCGACACGCTGAAGATCGACCGCTACTTCGTGCTGACGATGGACAAGGACGAGGGCTCGGCCAAGATCGTCAAATCGGTCGTCAACCTGGGCCGCGACCTGGCGCTGGAAGTCGTGGCCGAGGGGGTCGAGAACGCCGGCCTGGCCCGGCTGCTGCTGGCCGACGGCTGCCACTATGGGCAGGGGTTCGGTTATGCGCCCGCCCTGCCGGCGCAGGAGGCCGAGGTCTATTTGAACGAGTCCCTCGCCGACGGTTCCGCGCCGATCAAGGGGCGCTCGGCGTGA